Proteins from a single region of Candidatus Zixiibacteriota bacterium:
- a CDS encoding NADH-quinone oxidoreductase subunit B → MNTQSLGQKDRFGPDKLLAETVVLTRLDKAIGWARKYSLFPYPFATACCAMEYMSLSMSPYDIDRFGALLPRFSPRQADLFMVIGTVNHKLAPVLKRVYEQMSEPKWVMAFGACASSGGFYDNYATVQGIDRIIPVDVYVPGCPPRPEAVLDGLMELQKKIASRKHPLGGRNL, encoded by the coding sequence ATGAATACGCAAAGCCTCGGCCAAAAGGATAGGTTCGGGCCGGACAAGCTGCTCGCCGAGACGGTGGTCCTCACCAGGCTGGACAAGGCGATCGGCTGGGCGCGGAAGTACTCTCTTTTCCCGTACCCGTTTGCTACCGCCTGCTGCGCCATGGAATACATGTCGCTTTCCATGTCTCCCTATGACATCGACCGATTCGGGGCGCTCCTGCCGCGGTTCAGCCCGCGTCAGGCCGATTTGTTCATGGTCATCGGGACGGTCAATCACAAGCTCGCTCCGGTCCTGAAAAGAGTTTACGAGCAGATGTCGGAACCGAAATGGGTCATGGCTTTCGGGGCATGTGCCTCCAGCGGAGGCTTTTACGACAACTACGCCACGGTCCAGGGGATCGACCGCATCATTCCGGTCGATGTCTATGTTCCCGGCTGCCCGCCGCGACCGGAAGCGGTCCTCGACGGACTCATGGAGCTGCAAAAAAAGATCGCCAGCCGGAAGCATCCTCTCGGCGGGCGCAACCTTTGA
- a CDS encoding cold-shock protein yields MPTGRVKWFNNSKGYGFIEKEGGGDVFVHYTAIEGEGFKTLNEGQVVEFEIAQGEKGPQAVKVVKL; encoded by the coding sequence ATGCCAACCGGCAGGGTCAAGTGGTTCAATAACTCCAAGGGCTATGGCTTCATCGAGAAAGAGGGCGGGGGGGACGTATTCGTCCATTACACTGCCATCGAGGGAGAGGGGTTCAAGACTCTCAACGAAGGACAGGTCGTCGAGTTCGAAATCGCCCAGGGCGAAAAAGGGCCCCAGGCCGTAAAGGTCGTAAAACTGTAA
- a CDS encoding homoserine kinase gives MAIYTPLTKKEAAWIADEFLLGDLTSYTGIRNGSVNTHYLLETKRGRFFVKIDEVKGELEVKQELDLLFYLKKQGFPCLQPIKTKTGRFYVEIQGKIVTVSRYLEGVELPNESLTPAHLSLMGNALANLHLIGRGYKKGIENRFGFNRILAIYREARRQLPAHLKNIVRVLDDEFSYLENYLDNNLPKGIIHGDLFPDNVKFKGNRLTGVLDFEAACRGKLIYDLATAVNALCFLDGRYRIERFEPLIAGYETLRPLSLPEWDSFPNELRFSALRFTVTRIKDFYLRKADDSQRIYKDFKEFYDRLLILRREKSGGMEDILLAMATGYDYRKYQKSKPSK, from the coding sequence ATGGCCATTTATACACCCCTCACCAAGAAAGAAGCCGCGTGGATCGCTGACGAGTTTCTGCTGGGCGATCTCACGTCGTATACGGGGATCCGGAACGGCTCGGTCAACACCCATTATCTCCTCGAGACCAAGCGGGGGCGTTTTTTCGTCAAGATCGATGAGGTCAAGGGAGAACTGGAGGTCAAGCAGGAGCTCGATCTCCTGTTTTATCTGAAAAAGCAGGGCTTCCCTTGCCTGCAGCCGATCAAGACCAAGACGGGTAGGTTTTACGTCGAGATTCAAGGAAAAATCGTCACCGTCAGCCGCTACCTCGAAGGGGTGGAGTTGCCGAACGAATCACTCACCCCGGCGCACCTGAGCCTGATGGGCAACGCGCTCGCCAACCTCCACCTGATCGGCAGGGGGTACAAGAAAGGCATCGAGAACCGCTTCGGCTTCAACCGTATCCTGGCCATCTACCGCGAAGCGCGACGGCAATTGCCCGCCCATTTGAAGAATATCGTGCGGGTGCTCGACGACGAATTTTCGTACCTCGAGAACTATCTCGACAATAATCTGCCGAAGGGTATCATTCACGGCGATTTATTCCCCGATAACGTCAAGTTCAAGGGCAATCGCCTGACCGGCGTCCTGGATTTCGAAGCGGCTTGTCGGGGGAAACTGATCTACGACCTTGCGACCGCGGTCAACGCCCTTTGCTTCCTGGACGGACGGTATCGCATCGAGCGGTTCGAACCCCTGATCGCTGGCTACGAAACTCTCCGGCCGCTTTCGCTGCCGGAGTGGGATTCCTTTCCCAACGAGCTGCGCTTCTCCGCGTTGAGATTCACGGTAACGCGAATCAAGGACTTCTATCTCCGCAAGGCCGACGACAGCCAGCGGATCTACAAGGACTTCAAGGAATTCTACGACCGGCTCTTGATCCTTCGAAGGGAGAAAAGCGGGGGCATGGAGGACATCCTGCTGGCCATGGCGACCGGTTACGACTACCGCAAATACCAGAAGTCGAAACCGTCGAAATAG
- a CDS encoding metallophosphoesterase family protein, with amino-acid sequence MACYVIGDIHGCLNEVRRLVEQLNPGASDRLVFLGDYIDRGPDSAGVVSYLLDLRKSALCDTVFLKGNHEDMLMAYLGLPGEHGDAFLYNGGIATLWSYDISPTEAGLAAARLPPDHIEFFKTLRPYYITGEFLCVHAGVHPQKSLEDQSIADMLWIRAEFIRNPHCLPYTVLFGHTPTQEVFFDLPYKIGLDTGLVYGNKLSCLEIEKKVLIQIERGGRKIRRTAVGSKWGGRVRRAP; translated from the coding sequence ATGGCCTGCTATGTGATCGGCGACATTCACGGCTGCCTGAACGAGGTACGCCGCCTCGTCGAGCAGCTCAATCCGGGCGCGTCCGATCGCCTCGTTTTCCTCGGGGATTACATCGACCGGGGACCGGATTCGGCAGGCGTGGTCTCCTATCTGCTCGATCTCCGCAAGTCGGCGCTGTGCGACACCGTTTTTCTGAAAGGCAATCACGAGGACATGTTGATGGCCTATCTCGGCTTGCCCGGCGAGCACGGCGACGCGTTCCTGTACAACGGCGGCATCGCCACTCTCTGGAGCTACGACATCTCCCCGACCGAAGCCGGGCTCGCCGCTGCGCGCCTTCCGCCCGATCATATCGAGTTCTTCAAGACACTGCGCCCTTATTACATTACCGGCGAGTTTCTTTGCGTTCACGCGGGCGTCCACCCGCAAAAATCCCTGGAGGATCAGAGCATCGCCGACATGTTGTGGATTCGCGCCGAGTTCATTCGCAACCCCCACTGCTTGCCCTATACGGTCCTCTTCGGCCATACCCCGACACAGGAGGTGTTTTTCGATCTTCCCTACAAAATCGGCCTGGATACGGGGCTGGTGTACGGCAACAAGCTCAGCTGTCTGGAAATCGAGAAAAAGGTTCTCATCCAGATCGAGCGCGGGGGCAGGAAGATCCGGCGAACCGCCGTCGGGTCGAAGTGGGGCGGGCGGGTTCGTCGGGCGCCTTGA
- a CDS encoding lipoate--protein ligase family protein has protein sequence MEYLDLSFSDPARNLACDEALIEWCEADASRCGVLRLWEAPSYFVVLGHSSRMSADVDAEACARRGVPILRRVSGGGTVLQGPGCLNYALVLSYAADGSLATIGDAFRFVLRRHAELFERLAGTRVAVQGTSDLTAHGRKFSGNAQYRKRRCALIHGTFLLDLDVEMVEACLRMPSRRPPYRGDRDHRSFLGNLGLPAAEVREGLKRLWDAREPLIAVPYARIDELAERRYRQHAWSFKY, from the coding sequence ATGGAATATCTCGATCTGAGCTTCTCCGATCCCGCGCGAAATCTCGCCTGCGACGAAGCGCTGATCGAGTGGTGCGAGGCTGACGCGAGCCGTTGCGGCGTCCTCAGACTCTGGGAGGCGCCGAGCTACTTCGTCGTGCTCGGCCATTCGAGCCGCATGAGCGCCGACGTCGACGCCGAGGCATGCGCCCGGCGAGGCGTTCCGATCCTGCGCCGCGTGAGCGGCGGCGGCACGGTTCTCCAGGGACCCGGCTGCCTCAACTATGCTCTCGTCCTGAGCTACGCGGCGGATGGCTCGCTGGCGACGATCGGCGATGCGTTCCGCTTCGTGCTCCGCCGTCACGCGGAGCTCTTCGAGCGGCTTGCCGGAACGCGAGTTGCCGTCCAGGGGACCAGCGACCTGACCGCGCACGGGCGGAAATTTTCGGGAAACGCCCAGTACCGCAAACGGCGCTGCGCTTTGATTCACGGCACGTTTCTCCTCGATCTCGACGTCGAAATGGTGGAAGCCTGTCTGCGGATGCCTTCCCGCCGGCCTCCCTACCGGGGCGACCGCGACCATCGCTCCTTTCTCGGGAACCTTGGCCTCCCCGCCGCGGAGGTCCGGGAAGGGCTGAAGCGTCTCTGGGATGCCCGCGAGCCGCTCATCGCCGTTCCGTATGCAAGGATCGACGAGCTGGCCGAGCGCCGTTACCGGCAGCACGCCTGGTCGTTCAAGTATTGA
- the aceE gene encoding pyruvate dehydrogenase (acetyl-transferring), homodimeric type → MEAERKDPPDGAAIEGGRPNSKPSQEDRRKWLASLEYILEYILRNEQSEQAALLLDELIARLRASGLNIPYTVNTPYINTIPAEKEPPYPGNREIERRIKSYVRWNAMAMVVKANRLHPDIGGHISTYASCATLYEVAFNHFLRGGDDGGIADMVYFQGHASPGIYSRAYVEWRINAPKLHHFRQELSPVGGLPSYPHPYLLPEFWQFPSVSMGLAPIMSIYQARFNRYLRSRGLLDGREPRVWCFAGDGEMDEPEASGALTLAARENLDNLIWVVNCNLQRLDGPVRGNGKIIQELEALFRGAGWNVIKVIWGSDWDPLLQADHKGLLLKRMEEAVDGDYQKYSVEPGSYTRKHFFGKYPELLEMVNHLTDEQIRKLLRGGHDPKKVYAAYKAAVEHRGSPTVILAKTVKGYGLGEAGEGRNVTHQQKKLNERELREFRTRFDIPLADEEVVETPFYRPPLDSPETRYLLERRRQLGGFLPQRKVVAAPLKVPDASYYAEFTRGSGQHTMSTTMAMVRMLGKLLRHEEIGKRIVPIIPDEARTFGMDALFRQIGIYSPKGQLYEPVDRETLLYYNEAKDGQILEEGITEAGAMSSFIAAGSAYANLGINMIPFYFYYSMFGFQRIGDLMWAAGDIKAKGFLLGATAGRTTLNGEGLQHQDGHSHILASTIPTLLTYDPGFAYELAVIVHDGIRRMYADGEEWFYYLTLYNESYEMPEMPPGVEEGILKGLYRFKAAQKGRSHKAHIFGSGPLIREALVAQEILAEQFDVSADVWSATSYKLLRGDALRTRRWNMLHPAAPQKKSYLESLLQNEEGVFVAVSDYMKIVPDQIAPWVPGGLATLGTDGFGRSDTRARLRRFFEVDAAMIVIATLYALYQKGSLPARTVEGAIKRLGVDPEKPFPFHL, encoded by the coding sequence ATGGAAGCGGAAAGAAAAGATCCGCCCGACGGCGCGGCGATCGAGGGAGGTCGGCCGAATTCCAAGCCGAGCCAGGAGGACCGGCGGAAGTGGCTCGCTTCGCTGGAATACATCCTCGAGTACATCCTGAGAAACGAACAGTCCGAGCAGGCGGCGCTCCTGCTCGACGAGTTGATCGCGCGCCTGCGCGCGTCCGGGCTCAACATCCCCTACACGGTCAACACGCCCTACATCAACACGATCCCAGCTGAAAAGGAACCTCCCTACCCTGGCAATCGGGAAATCGAGAGGCGGATCAAGAGCTACGTGCGCTGGAACGCGATGGCCATGGTGGTCAAGGCGAACCGGCTCCATCCCGACATCGGGGGACATATCTCCACGTACGCGTCCTGCGCGACGCTGTACGAGGTCGCGTTCAACCATTTCCTGCGCGGCGGCGACGACGGCGGGATCGCGGACATGGTCTACTTCCAGGGCCATGCGTCGCCCGGAATCTACTCGCGTGCCTACGTCGAGTGGCGCATCAACGCTCCGAAGCTGCACCATTTCCGTCAGGAGCTGTCACCGGTCGGCGGCCTCCCCTCGTATCCGCACCCCTATCTCCTGCCGGAGTTCTGGCAGTTTCCTTCCGTTTCGATGGGGCTTGCGCCGATCATGTCCATCTATCAGGCCCGTTTCAACCGCTACCTCCGCAGCCGGGGCCTGCTCGATGGCCGGGAGCCGCGGGTCTGGTGTTTCGCCGGGGACGGCGAGATGGACGAGCCCGAGGCCTCCGGAGCGCTGACGCTCGCCGCGCGCGAGAACCTCGACAATCTGATCTGGGTCGTGAACTGCAACCTCCAGCGGCTCGACGGTCCGGTTCGGGGGAACGGCAAGATCATCCAGGAACTCGAGGCGCTGTTTCGCGGCGCGGGCTGGAACGTCATCAAGGTCATCTGGGGCTCCGACTGGGATCCTCTTCTCCAGGCCGACCACAAGGGACTGCTGCTCAAGCGGATGGAGGAGGCGGTCGACGGCGATTACCAGAAATACTCCGTCGAGCCCGGAAGCTATACGCGCAAGCACTTTTTCGGCAAATATCCCGAGCTGCTCGAAATGGTCAATCACCTTACCGACGAGCAGATCCGAAAGCTGCTGCGCGGCGGCCACGACCCGAAGAAGGTCTACGCGGCTTACAAGGCCGCAGTCGAGCACCGCGGCTCGCCCACGGTGATCCTCGCCAAGACCGTCAAAGGGTACGGTCTCGGCGAGGCGGGTGAAGGGCGTAACGTCACGCATCAGCAAAAGAAGCTCAATGAGCGCGAGCTGCGCGAGTTCAGGACGCGCTTCGATATCCCGCTGGCGGACGAGGAGGTCGTGGAGACCCCGTTCTATCGGCCGCCGCTCGACAGTCCGGAAACGCGCTATTTGCTCGAGCGCCGCCGACAGCTCGGCGGCTTCTTGCCGCAGCGAAAGGTGGTCGCTGCGCCTTTGAAGGTCCCTGACGCTTCGTATTACGCGGAGTTCACCCGGGGCTCAGGGCAGCATACCATGTCGACGACGATGGCGATGGTTCGCATGCTCGGCAAGCTGCTGCGCCATGAAGAGATCGGCAAGCGCATTGTCCCGATCATCCCCGACGAAGCGCGAACCTTCGGCATGGATGCCCTGTTCCGGCAGATCGGCATCTACTCCCCGAAAGGCCAGCTCTACGAGCCGGTCGACCGGGAGACGCTGCTCTACTACAACGAGGCCAAGGACGGCCAGATCCTCGAGGAAGGAATCACGGAAGCCGGGGCGATGTCGTCGTTCATCGCGGCGGGTTCGGCCTATGCCAATCTCGGGATCAACATGATCCCGTTTTACTTCTACTACTCGATGTTCGGCTTTCAGCGCATCGGCGACCTCATGTGGGCCGCCGGAGACATCAAGGCGAAAGGCTTTTTGCTCGGCGCCACCGCGGGGCGGACCACGCTGAACGGCGAAGGGTTGCAGCACCAGGACGGGCACAGTCATATCCTCGCGAGCACGATCCCGACGTTGCTCACCTACGATCCCGGCTTCGCATACGAGCTGGCCGTGATCGTTCACGACGGCATCCGCCGCATGTACGCCGACGGCGAGGAATGGTTTTACTACCTGACGCTCTACAACGAAAGCTACGAGATGCCCGAAATGCCGCCGGGCGTGGAGGAAGGTATCCTGAAGGGCCTCTACAGATTCAAGGCCGCGCAGAAGGGCAGAAGCCACAAGGCCCATATCTTCGGCAGCGGCCCGCTGATCCGCGAAGCGCTCGTCGCGCAGGAGATTCTGGCCGAGCAGTTCGATGTGTCGGCCGACGTCTGGAGCGCGACCAGCTACAAGCTTCTGCGCGGCGACGCCCTGCGCACGCGCCGGTGGAACATGCTCCACCCGGCGGCGCCCCAGAAGAAATCCTATCTGGAGTCCCTGCTGCAGAACGAGGAAGGCGTTTTCGTCGCCGTCTCCGACTACATGAAGATCGTTCCCGATCAGATCGCCCCCTGGGTTCCGGGAGGGCTTGCCACGCTGGGAACCGACGGCTTCGGCCGCAGCGATACTCGCGCTCGCCTGCGGCGCTTTTTCGAAGTGGACGCCGCCATGATCGTGATCGCCACGCTTTACGCCCTCTACCAGAAAGGATCGCTGCCCGCCCGGACGGTCGAGGGCGCCATCAAGCGGCTCGGAGTCGATCCCGAGAAGCCGTTTCCCTTCCACTTGTAA